A single region of the Vicia villosa cultivar HV-30 ecotype Madison, WI linkage group LG4, Vvil1.0, whole genome shotgun sequence genome encodes:
- the LOC131597572 gene encoding uncharacterized protein LOC131597572 — MDGVCKDNNKVGYGGGLNYALRLGLDGVELNDDYMAVVNAIKNGASTSIVGQSLVNNIRLLLNLHWEVIMAHSYREVNYCGAALAKFGSKLIGVNITPHFMGVATNFLSFRPEEREFKFLDILIGSNPRRISSWNPLLDNVRRKLSSWKGRWLSFGGRVTLIKSILSSLAIFTLSFYKAPKKVIAELNRMQSNFLWGGVEEKRKLHWVKWNSL; from the exons ATGGATGGGGTTTGTAAAGATAATAATAAAGTTGGGTACGGAGGAG GGTTGAATTATGCTTTGAGGTTAGGTTTGGATGGAGTGGAATTGAATGATGATTATATGGCGGTTGTGAACGCCATCAAAAATGGAGCCTCTACTAGTATTGTTGGACAATCCTTAGTGAACAATATTCGTCTATTATTAAATCTTCATTGGGAGGTGATTATGGCACATTCGTATAGGGAAGTCAATTATTGTGGTGCCGCCTTAGCAAAATTTGGT AGCAAATTGATCGGGGTCAATATTACTCCGCACTTTATGGGAGTTGCTACTAATTTCCTCAGTTTTAGGCCGGAGGAAAGGGAGTTCAAATTTCTCGATATCCTTATTGGTTCAAATCCTAGAAGAATTTCTTCTTGGAATCCCCTTTTGGACAATGTTAGGAGGAAATTGAGTTCTTGGAAAGGGAGGTGGCTTAGTTTCGGAGGAAGGGTCACTCTAATAAAATCGATTTTAAGTAGCTTGGCAATATTCACCCTTTCTTTCTACAAAGCTCCAAAGAAAGTGATAGCGGAGTTAAATAGAATGCAAAGTAACTTTTTATGGGGAGGGGTTGAagagaaaaggaaattgcattgggttAAATGGAACTCTTTGTGA